GTCGGGGCTGGTCTCGATGAAGCGGCTGGCGGCCTGCAGGTCGAGAATCTCCTTGTCCGAAGGTTTCGCCGGATCAAGTGCGAGGAACGCGGCCTTGATCTTGTTCGCCAGCGCCGGGTCGAGTGTGCCGCGCACGGTCCAGTTGTAATCGAAGTACGCCGGGGTGGTGGCGAACACCTTGACCTTGTCGGTATCGACCTTGCCGGCGGCCACCAGTTTTTCCCAGACACTGGCGTTCAGCACCCCGGCATCGACCTTGCCGGCCTGCACCCAGGCGACGGTGGCGTCATGGGCACCGGAATAGCCGACGCGGCTGAAGTAGGTCTCCGGCTTGATCCCGTCCTTGAGCATGAAGTAGCGCGGCATCAGGCTGCCCGAGGTGGACGACACCGAGCCGAAAGCGAAGGACTTGCCCTTGAGGTCCGCAAGGGATTTGACGTTCGGGTCGGCGGTGATGAATTTGCTGGTGAACTTGGCGTCCTGTTCACGCTGCACCAACGGGATGGCATTGCCGGTCTTCAAGCGTGCCTGGACAAAGGTGAAGCCGCCGAGCCAGGCCAGGTCGATGCGGTCGGTGGCCAGCGCCTCGACCACCGCCGGGTAATCACTCACCGGCACGAACTCGACCTTCATGCCCAGTTGCTGCTCCAGATAGGCGCCCAATGGCTTGAATTTGCGCAGCAGTTCGGTGGGGGCCTCATCGGGGATGGCGCTGACCTTCAGCGTCTCCGCGGCCTGGGCGAGCAGGGTAGAGACAGTCAGGGTCAGGCCGACAGCCAGAGCCAGGGTACGCTTGAGCATGGAAGTTCTCCGTTTCGTTAGCGGGGCGCTTTGCAAGGGTAGCCGAAATGACACTACGGGCACCCCCTGAATTGTAGGAGCGAGCCTGCTCGCGAAAGCGGTGTGTCAGCCACCAACAATGTTGCCAGGGCCGCCGCCTTCGCGGGCAAGCCCGCTCCCACAGGGTTATTTGTTGTACGCAAGATGTGTGATCAACCGAAGCCACTGTAGGAGCGAGCCTGCTCGCGATGGTCGTCAACGATGACGCGAGCTACCTGATTGCCCGCGGTGCCTGGGCATTCATCGCGAGCAGGCTCGCTCCTACAGTAACCGCGCTAACCACAATATTTGTGTACGACGCGAAAACCTGTGGGAGCGGGCTTGCCCGCGATGGACGTCAACGATAACGCGGGCCGTCAGAATGATTGGGGTGCATCACAGCAAACTCCACGACACCCCGACATACGCCCCAAACCCTTCACCCGGCGTCGACCGCGCCGCATCCAGTCCCTTGTCGTCATACCCCGGTGTCACCGTCGCGGCGTAGTGCTTGTCGGTCAGGTTGCGAATATCCAGCCAGGTCTGCCAGTCGCCCTTGGGTGCATTGAAACCCAGGGTCGCGCCAAACAGCGCATACGGATCGGCGTAGTAGCTGTTGGCATAATCCACCGCCACCTTCGACACCAGTTGCGTATTCACCGCGGCAAAGAATCCCTGCGCCCAGTCGTAGCGCAACTCGCCCTGGTAGTAGTGCATCGGCAGCCCCGGCAATCGGTTGTCGCCGAAACGATCATCATCGCGGTAGTGGAAGTCACTGAAGGTATAAGCCTGGCGCAAGCTCAAGCGACCGCCATCGGCCGCCGACCACAGATCACTCTGCAAGCCAGCTTCCACGCCTTGGTGCACCGTAGGGCTGGCATTGAGTTCATAAGGCGTGGTGGCGTTGGCGTCGGGCAATACCGAGAGCAGCTCATGCCGCACCTGCGAGTAATACCAGGACAGGCTCCATTGCCCGATCCGGCTATCGCCACGGCCACCCAGTTCCAGGGTGGTCGCGGTCTGGTTCTGCAACTCGACCGGATCACGCTGGGTCCCGGTGGCCGGACCGCTGCCCGCCGGGAAGCGCTGGTTGGCGCTGTAGATCAGCGACCACGGATGCGGCGCCTCCACCGAGCGACTGAGGTTGCCGAACACCTGCACATCCGGCGTCAACTGATAACGCAGACCCACCCGCGGCGCGTAATCCCAATCGCCCATGCTGGTCTTGCCACCGCCATCGGGATAGGTCACCGCGCTCTCCCGGCGGGTGTAGATGGCCGCCAGCCCGGTGGTCAGCCACAGGTCGTCGGCGATCTCCAGGTCATTGCCCCCATGCAGGACCGTGTCCGAACCCTGATAGGTGAAGTTGCGCATGGGCGTGCCCGGAGCAAAACCGGCGGTGTTGCCCGTGGGGATTCGTACGCTCTCGCTGGCACCATCGTTCGGCAGATGCTTGGTCACCCGCAAGCCCACCGTGCTATTGCTCTGCAGGCCCCACAGCGTGTCGCGGCGCTTGTAGTCGAAGGTGCCGCTGACATCGGTGTACGCCACCTTCAAGAGGTTCGGTCCTTCGCGCAGGTCCATCGGGTAGTCGTGGTAAACCAGCCCCGTCTGAATGCTCGAATCATCATCGATATAGAAGGTGGTCTTGTTGCCGATGAACGTGCTGCCCGGCTGCTTGCGACTGTCATCGCGCAGTACATAGGTCGGGTTCGCCGCGCGCGGATCGTGCTCGATGGAGTGCTTGGTCACGCGACCGGCCAGGTCGTTGTCGGTCTCGCGGTAGCGCAGATAAAAACGCGTTTCCAGATTCGGGTTGAAGCGATAACCGAAGTTGGCGATCAGGCCCTGGCTCTCGCTCTGGGTGTGGTCCTGATAACCGTCGGACTGCGCATCGGTGGCGGCCATGTAGTAATCGAAGTTACCGAGCACCTGTCCGGAACTGACCTGACGCTGCTGATAGCCATGACTGCCCGTGGCGTAACGCACCTGCAATTTCGGCGCGTTGTAACCGGTATGGCTGACGTAGTCGATGGCCCCGCCCAGAGCCAACGCCCCGCGATCAAAGCCATTGGCGCCGCGCAGCACCTCCACATGATCGAGCCACAGCGGCTCCAGCAACTCGTAAGGCGTACCACCCGGGCCGGTCAGCGGCAGGCCGTCGAGCATCGTGTACAACCCCGAAGCATGCGCGCCGGGTGCGCGGTTGATTCCCGAGCCGCGAATCGAAATCTTCACCCCTTCGTTGCCCGAAGACTGGGCATAGACCCCCGGCTGATAGGCCAACACATCCTGATTGCTCGCCACCCGCCCTTGCAGCGGGCGACGCATATCCACCACGTTGGTCCCGCCCGGCACCTGCGCCAGGCGTGCCTGTGCCTCTTCGACAGACTGATCCTCGCCCTGACGATCCTCAGCCCCGATCAACACCTGCCCCAACTCCAGACCCTCGGCCTGCGCCACGGCCGGACAGGCCAGCGTCAGGCCGAGCAACGCGGCGGGCAGGGATTTGGGCGAGGGCATTGGCAGAACTCCATACGATCAGGAACAGGCAGTGAGCAACTGCGACGTATGGAAGAACGAAGGAAACACATGGGGATTTTGTTTTTTTTCAAATACCTGCGAGCGAAAACGCAGAAACCTGACCGCTGCGTCCTCAGCCAACTGTAGGAGCGAGCATGCTCGCGATGGAAGTGAACGATGACGCGGGAAACCTGACACCCCACTGCGCCCTCGGGTTCATCGCGAGCATGCTCGCTCCTACAGAAAAGCACCCAAGGTTCCCGTCAGGCCTCGACAGCCTTGGCGGAACCGCTCTCTTGCGTGGGCACATCATGCAGGGATATCCGCGACGTCTCGCGCAACGCCAACCCACCCGCCAACCCCAACAACGCCACCGCCATCAAATAAAACGCCGGCGACAAATTGCTCCCCGTCGTGCTGATCAACCACGTCGCCATCAACGGCGCTGTCCCGCCAAACAAGGTGTACGCCATGTTGTAAGTCACCGCCGACGCCGTATACCGGGTCCGCGTCGGAAAGGTTTCCGAGAGCAGGGCAGCAGTAACCACATTGCACAACACCGCCCCAACGGCCAGCAACATCACCCCAACCACCGACCCGGCAAACGACCCGGAACTGGCCATCAGAAACGACGGATACACCACCACAATCAGCAACCCGCAAGCCGTCATCACCGTCCTGCGTCGCCCGACCCGATCCGAATACAACCCGGCCACCGGGCAAATCAGCGCTGCGAACACCAGGGCGATCAACGACACCAGCAACGACGTCGCCCGACTCAGCCCCCCGGCCACCTGCAGATACGTCGCGAAGTAAGTGGTGAACATGTAAAACGACAACGCCGTCAGCGACACAAAAGCGCCCAGGCAGCACATCGCCGCACCGTGATTGCGCAAAGTTTCCTTGAGCGGCGAGTGGGCCACGTCGTGCTCCTGAGTCACTGCCTGGAACGCCGGCGTCTCATCCAGCTTCCAGCGCAAGTAAAGCCCGACCAGCCCCAACGGAGCCGCCACCAGGAACGGCAGGCGCCAACCCCAACTCGCCATCGCCTCGGCCGACAACGACGCTTCCAGCGCAAACGCCAGCACCGCCGCCGAAGCAAAGGCGGCAAAGGTCGACACCGGAATGAAGCTGCCATACCAGGCGCGCTTGTCATTCGGCGCATGCTCCATCAGATAGGCGCAGGCCCCCGCATACTCACCGCCTGCGGAAAAGCCCTGGGCACAGCGAATCAGCGACAACAGAATCGGCGCCGCCACCCCGATCGCCGCATAGGTCGGCAACAACCCGATCAAGGTCGTGGCCGCCGCCATCAACAGAATCGTCGCCGCCAGCGTGCGCTTGCGCCCGATCCTGTCCCCCAGCATGCCAAAGAAAATCCCGCCCAGTGGGCGAAACGCAAAGGCCACCGCGAACACCGCAAAGGTCTTGAGCAACGCCGCGCTGGCATCGGTACTGGGGAAAAATTGTTGGGCGATGGTCGTGGCCAAAAAGCCATAGACAGCAAAGTCGAACCACTCGACAAAATTGCCGATGCCGGCCGCGACAATCACTTTGCGTAGGGTTTGCGGGCTGACCTGCTGCGTAGCTGTGCTCGTCATGCTTGACCTCGACCTGTCGTCAGTAATCCTTCGATTATCGGGGCAGCCACCGGCGCGGCTCACTTCAAAAGTGTCATCCGCGTAGTCAGCACCGACGTTTGGTCACTGAAGAAAGCAGGATTCAGGCCAGCCGCTTCAAGCGTTGCGCAACTGCAGCGGACTGACCCCCAGCCGCTGCCGGAAGGCTGTCGCCATATGCGCCTGAGAGTTGAAGCCGCAGGCCAGGGCGATCTGCGCCAGCGTCGCCTTCGAATCGCGCATCAACGCCCGGGCCCGCGCCAGGCGTCGATCAATCAGATAACTGTGCGGACTCTGCCCGGTCGCCTGCTTGAAGGCCCGCATGAAATAGCCCTCGGACAACCCCAGCAGATCCGCCATCGCCTTCACCCCCAGCGCCCCGTCGAGCCCCGCGTCGATGAACTCATCGAGCAA
This genomic interval from Pseudomonas putida contains the following:
- a CDS encoding MFS transporter, producing the protein MTSTATQQVSPQTLRKVIVAAGIGNFVEWFDFAVYGFLATTIAQQFFPSTDASAALLKTFAVFAVAFAFRPLGGIFFGMLGDRIGRKRTLAATILLMAAATTLIGLLPTYAAIGVAAPILLSLIRCAQGFSAGGEYAGACAYLMEHAPNDKRAWYGSFIPVSTFAAFASAAVLAFALEASLSAEAMASWGWRLPFLVAAPLGLVGLYLRWKLDETPAFQAVTQEHDVAHSPLKETLRNHGAAMCCLGAFVSLTALSFYMFTTYFATYLQVAGGLSRATSLLVSLIALVFAALICPVAGLYSDRVGRRRTVMTACGLLIVVVYPSFLMASSGSFAGSVVGVMLLAVGAVLCNVVTAALLSETFPTRTRYTASAVTYNMAYTLFGGTAPLMATWLISTTGSNLSPAFYLMAVALLGLAGGLALRETSRISLHDVPTQESGSAKAVEA
- a CDS encoding putative selenate ABC transporter substrate-binding protein; the encoded protein is MLKRTLALAVGLTLTVSTLLAQAAETLKVSAIPDEAPTELLRKFKPLGAYLEQQLGMKVEFVPVSDYPAVVEALATDRIDLAWLGGFTFVQARLKTGNAIPLVQREQDAKFTSKFITADPNVKSLADLKGKSFAFGSVSSTSGSLMPRYFMLKDGIKPETYFSRVGYSGAHDATVAWVQAGKVDAGVLNASVWEKLVAAGKVDTDKVKVFATTPAYFDYNWTVRGTLDPALANKIKAAFLALDPAKPSDKEILDLQAASRFIETSPDNYKGIEEAARAADLLK
- a CDS encoding TonB-dependent receptor family protein; its protein translation is MPSPKSLPAALLGLTLACPAVAQAEGLELGQVLIGAEDRQGEDQSVEEAQARLAQVPGGTNVVDMRRPLQGRVASNQDVLAYQPGVYAQSSGNEGVKISIRGSGINRAPGAHASGLYTMLDGLPLTGPGGTPYELLEPLWLDHVEVLRGANGFDRGALALGGAIDYVSHTGYNAPKLQVRYATGSHGYQQRQVSSGQVLGNFDYYMAATDAQSDGYQDHTQSESQGLIANFGYRFNPNLETRFYLRYRETDNDLAGRVTKHSIEHDPRAANPTYVLRDDSRKQPGSTFIGNKTTFYIDDDSSIQTGLVYHDYPMDLREGPNLLKVAYTDVSGTFDYKRRDTLWGLQSNSTVGLRVTKHLPNDGASESVRIPTGNTAGFAPGTPMRNFTYQGSDTVLHGGNDLEIADDLWLTTGLAAIYTRRESAVTYPDGGGKTSMGDWDYAPRVGLRYQLTPDVQVFGNLSRSVEAPHPWSLIYSANQRFPAGSGPATGTQRDPVELQNQTATTLELGGRGDSRIGQWSLSWYYSQVRHELLSVLPDANATTPYELNASPTVHQGVEAGLQSDLWSAADGGRLSLRQAYTFSDFHYRDDDRFGDNRLPGLPMHYYQGELRYDWAQGFFAAVNTQLVSKVAVDYANSYYADPYALFGATLGFNAPKGDWQTWLDIRNLTDKHYAATVTPGYDDKGLDAARSTPGEGFGAYVGVSWSLL